TACCTCCTCTACGCACGACGAGCAGAAAAAAGGGCAGGCCCAGCATGGCCACAATAGCTGCCACCGGCGTCTCGTAAGGTGCATTTATCGTGCGGCCCAGCGTATCTGCGAGCAGCATGAATGTAGCTCCCGCAAAAGCCGAGAAAGGCAGGATATATCGATAATCAATGCCAACCATTTTGCGGACGATATGAGGGATCATCAGCCCTACGAATGCCATGTTTCCGACAAGCGCGACCGATGCACCCGTAATCACAATCACAAGGACGAACAGAATGCCTTTGATCCACACCAGATTTTGCCCCAATCCGGTCGCTACCTCATCGCTCAAGCTGAGAATACTCAGCTGATTGGATAGCATCAGAGCTATTATAATTCCGAGTAAGATCACCGGTGCAATGGCTTGTAGTTGTTCCCACGTCGTTCCAATCAAGCCCCCGGCAGTCCACATAGATACATCCTTGGAAATTTTGAAAGCGATGCTGACACCATCCGAGATGGCATACAGAAACGCAGAAACAGCCGCTCCCGCCAGCACGATTCGGATCGGGGACAAATTGCCTCGGCGCATCGAGCCCAGTAAGATGACCAAACTCGCTCCCAGTGCGGCGCCAAGAAAGCAAGCTACCATGATGCCAAAGTAGTTTATCCCCGGGATGAATACAAAAGCCAGCGCAAGCGCCATATTAGCACCTGAAGTCAGACCCAGCAAGCCCGGATCGGCCAGTGGATTACGAGTGACCCCCTGCATGATGGCCCCAGACACAGCAAACGCGGCGCCAACCAAAATAGCCGCCAGCTCGCGGGGCAGTCGAATCTCGCGCAGGATGAGAATTTTATCATCCTTGGCACTGGAGGCCAGTGCAAGCCATAGATCGTGTAGTGTCGT
This DNA window, taken from Paenibacillus kribbensis, encodes the following:
- a CDS encoding FecCD family ABC transporter permease, with amino-acid sequence MKNKQRAFPFSYKLLGSALALVLCFVISMIFGAAETTLHDLWLALASSAKDDKILILREIRLPRELAAILVGAAFAVSGAIMQGVTRNPLADPGLLGLTSGANMALALAFVFIPGINYFGIMVACFLGAALGASLVILLGSMRRGNLSPIRIVLAGAAVSAFLYAISDGVSIAFKISKDVSMWTAGGLIGTTWEQLQAIAPVILLGIIIALMLSNQLSILSLSDEVATGLGQNLVWIKGILFVLVIVITGASVALVGNMAFVGLMIPHIVRKMVGIDYRYILPFSAFAGATFMLLADTLGRTINAPYETPVAAIVAMLGLPFFLLVVRRGGKARL